ATGCGGGCAGCAGCCATTCGGGAGCGATCTACGGGATCTTGGCTCATAGCACCCGCAAGGGAACCGTAAGGGATGTTGACCATGGAGTAGAGCAACCCCATCAGGGCGTAAGAGACAGTAGCCCAGATGACTTTCATCCCATAATCGCTGACCGGGATCCAGAAACACAGCAGATTAGAGGCGAGAAGCGGAATGGAGTACCACAAGAGGAAGGGGCGGAATTTACCCCAGCGGGTCATGGTGGCATCTACTACGCGGCCGGCAAAAATATCAGCAAAAGCATCCCAGACCTTGATGAAAAGAAAGATAAGGCCAGAATGTTCGGGGCGAATTCCCACCACGTTGGTATAAAACACGAGGAGGAAAAGGCCGGTCATTTGGAACGCAATATTACATCCGGCATCACCTAGGCCATAGCCAACGAGCCGATGGACCGGGAGATGCGGTCCGCTGCTAACCACCGCAGCGGTTGGTGAAGAGTGAGTGGCCATAATGTGGCGCACCTCCTTGGTGAAGGAAAAGTTGAAAGATGAGGGAAGCTACCGAGTTGTCCACCGCTGGCGTAAATGGGTGGCCGCAGCTTTAGGGCGTCGGTCTCGGGTGAAAGCACCCTTACGGTTGCCATCAATACGGGCGATACCGAACTTGGTTTGAAAGTCAGCGAAATTCCACATCTGTTCCCCGATGACGGCAGGCACGGCATCAAAGACTTCTTCATAGGCTTTGAGGTAGGCGACCTGGAATTCCTCGGAAAAAGGGACATTGTGCACCGAATGCAAGCCGGCCACAGTATCAGCGCCGTATTCGGTCATAATGATGGGTTTATGGAGCATGTCTTGCCACTTTTCGAGTTCTTCGCGCAGAACCTCCTGTGCTTTCTTGAGATCAGCTATGTGGGCATACCAGCCGTAATAGCGGTTTAGCATCAAGACATCAAACAGATCAGAAACCGTATCAACCCCGGCCGGAGCAAACATGACATTGGTAAAACCGACTGGGCGCGTGGCATCTAGAGAACGGGTCCATTCAACCAGGGGAGCAAAGTACTCTCGAGCCTCTGGAACGGCGGTATCGGGTTCATTGGCGATAGACCACATCACCACCGACGGCCGGTTCTTATCTCGCTGAATGAGTTCCGCGATGTGGTCCTTATGAGTGGCTTGGGTTTTGTCATCCACGTGGCCCGGGGTGAAAGTGGCTCCTACCTCGTCACCGACGATTCCGCCAGCAATGGCCCAATTCAGCCCCACGGCTGCTGTTTCATCGATCACGACAATGCCGTGTTCATCGCAGTAATCCATGAACTCATCTGAGTAGGGGTAATGCGAGGTGCGCAGCGAGTTTGCGCCTATCCACGACAAGAGCTCGAAGTCCTGAAGCATGTGGGCGTCGGAATGCCCTTTCCCCAGAGTCTCATGGTCTTCGTGCATACCAAAACCGGTGAAATAGAAGGGCTCGCCATTAATAAGGAACTGCATTCCCTCTACGGCTACTTCCCGCACTCCAAAGGGTTCTCGATGGCAATCAAGAAGTTGCCCGGCTTCATCATAGGCTGAGATTTCGAGGTCATAGAGTCCTCCGATCCCCGGAGTCCATAGTCTGACGTGGGGAATCTCCACCTGCCCGGAAGATCCCTCGGATTCCGCGATCACTGAAACATCGCGGTGATCAAGCACTTTAATCTGGATTGACGCTGGCGCCTCAGAGAAGTCGGCGCTCCAGCTCACGACGCCAGTAGAACCAGAATACGAGGTGGTAATAGTGACATCGTGGAGATAGGTCCTGGGACGAGACCACAACGCGACACTGCGGTGCAGTCCGGCGTAGTTGAAGAAATCATGACGATAGTCCTGGCGCCAGGTACCGTCGTCTTGCTGAACTACCTCTCCCGGGGGAATGGAATCCTGGTAGAGGCGGTTATCGACGGCGATCGTGAGGCGGAAGACCTCTCCCGGCGTGACATGATCAGTGATATCAACCTCGACGGGAAGATATCCTCCCCGATGGTCGCCTACTTCCTGACCATTAACCCACACCCGGGCTTCATGAGTAGCAGAACCACAGCGAAGAATGACTGATTGATCCCACGTTCCGGGGACTAAAACCATCCGTTCGTAGAAATACAGTCCAACGTGATGACGGATCCTAGGATCAGTAAAGAGGTCATTGACCGAAGCCGGAACGGCACACTGCTGGGATCCAGGTAAGGCATCTCGCCAAATCTCCTCGGCTTCAGCGGTGTGGTCAAGATCCGGATAAAACCTCCACATCCCGTTAAGTATCCGACAATCTCTGGTTCGTGATTCACGCATTACTAACATTATTTCTCCTCACTCAAAGAGGAAACCGCAGCTAAGACATCTGGGTTGTGGCTTAGATCCTGATCCAGAACCGCAACTAAAGCCTGAACTGGATGTGCCTGATGGAGCGCCACGTCAATGTCCGAGGCGCGGGTGTCTTGGAAGTCGCCACCTTGAAGGAGCCACGTCACCCAGGCTTGGATGGGTGCCGCAGCACCGGGAATTAAGTCATTGCGACCGGCCTCAAGGCATCGCCGGATGACAGGGACAGAACGCATCCGGAGCTTCGTCGCACCATCAATACCGATTTGCGACAAGTAATGCTCAATGCGGGGATTATTGAATCTCTGGATGAGGGCCTCCCGGTAGTCCGGAACAGCCAGCTCAGGTTGATCCAAGAAAGTACTGGCTGCCTGCCAAAATTCCTCAACGCGGCTGCGTACTTCTGGGATGGCAATAGCTTGAGCTACTGTTTCTGCACCTGCGCTGCGGCCGGCATAGGCCATGAGCGAGTGGGAACCATTAAGCAGCCATAATTTGCGGCGTTCAAAAGCCTCGATGTCAGCAACGAATTCCACTCCGGCACGCTCCCAGTTCGGGCGTCCAACCGGGAATTCTCCGCGGATAATCCAATTGGCAAAGGGCTCAGTAACAACAGGAGCAGCATCCCGATAGCCACAGTTTTGTTCCACCACGGTCGCCAAAGAATCCTCAGTAGCTGGGGTTATCCGATCAATTGAGGTGGAAGGAAAAGTCACATTGCCGGAAATCCACTGGGCAAGTTCCGGATCCCATTCTTGGGCCATTCCGAGCACGGTGGCTTTGGTCGCGGCACCATTAGCGGAGATATTGTCACAACTCATGACAGCAAGACCGACGTCTGACTGTTGGCGTCGAGCGTGTAATGCGACAACAATCCGGGCAGCGGCTGTGCGTAGAGCGGAGAAATCTCTGCGACGCAAATCGGCTAAGTCCTCGTTGACTTGTGGATGGTGAAGATCAAGGTGACCTTGTTCATCCAGGTGATATCCAGCCTCGGTGATCGTGAGAGTAAGGACTGCAACATCGGCTGATGCTACGAGCTCAACTAGCCGGGAAATATTGTGTGCTGGGTTAGCCTCCACGAGGGAAGAGATCAGTTCGCACGAGTCCCCATCCTCAGATCGGGTGACTAAGGTATATAAGCCGCCTTGGGGGGACAGGACCTCCGACATTCTTGGGCTTCTGCCAGTGAAGGAAGCGTATCCCCATTCCGGCTGCTGTGGGTTGTTTTCGGCGTGCTGGGTGTACCACACCTGGTGGGCTCGATGAAAAGCACCTAGACCCAGGTGAACCAAGCGAATGGGAGGGGTTGGGGTATCTGAGGAACGAACTAGAGAAGTCATAGCTTAAAAACCCTTCGTGGTGAGGCATCGACCAAATCCACAATGATGTCGGCGGCACGCTCTTCGGAGAGACGATGTTCTGCCACCAGGCGGGAAAGGTAATTGGCTTCTACTCGGCGTGAGGTATTATGGCGCGCCGGGATAGAGCAGTAGGCGCGAGTATCATCAATGAATCCGGAGCTACGGGAGAACCCGGTGGTGCCGGTAATTGCGCTGCGGAAGCGGTTCATAGCGTCGATTTCGTCAATAAACCACCAGGGCGCCCCCACGTAACAGGCTGGATAGTATCCGGCTAAGGGGGCAAGTTCGCGGGAGTACACCGTTTCATCAATGGTAAATAGCACCAGGTGGAAGGCTGGGTTTTCGCCAAACTGAGACAGTAGTGGCTGTAAGCCGTTGGTGTATTCCATCCGGAACGGAATATCATGCCCCGTGTCAGGTCCAAAACGATGGAAAGCTGTAGTGGAGTGGTTGCGGTACACCCCAGGGTGCAAAGTCATGACCAATCCATCATCTTGGGACATTTCCGCGAAGCGATACGTCATATTGGCCTCAAAGGCAGCCGCTTCGTCCCGGGTAGCTTCCCCCTTGAGGCCCTTCTCAAAGATCCGAGCCGCAGTGGCATCATCTAAGGGGGTTGAATTAGCATCATGCGTACCATGATCAGCGCTGACCGCGCCGTTTTCCTTGAAGAACCACCGCCGGTTTTTGAGCGCTTCCAGATAGCCCTGGTATCCGGTTTTACCCTCTCCAGCACTGTCAATGAGCCGTGTCACATTATCCCGGAAATCCGGAAGATACATTTTGGTGTAGGCATCGGGCCGGAACGTGGGCAACACCCGGGGATGGAATTGTGAATCCTCGGCTAAAGCCCGGTGGTAGGAGAGATCATCAAGAGGATCATCGGTAGTGGCGAGCACCTCTAACCCAAAACGGGTGGCCAGTGCCCGGGGACGAAAGTCATCCTGAGCGATGACGTGGGATAGTTCATCATAAATATCATCCGCGGTGTCTTCTGAAATCCGGTCCGGATCTATCCCGAAGACATGATAAAACTCTTGTTCAAGCCAGTATCCTGAGGCTGTTCCGCTAAAGAGGGGCCAATGCTGGCAAAAGATTCTCCAGGCGGCGCGGGGGTCACATGACGTCCGTCCGACCCCTAACTCACCAAGATCAATTCCTGCTGAGCGCAGAACCCGGGTGACGTAATGATCCGGGCTGATCAACAGGGCAGTGGGATCCGGAAAAGCCTCATTATGGCAGAACATAGCGGGATCTAAATGCCCGTGCGGGGAAATAATAGGAAGGTTTTCAACTTCCGCAAGAAGGCGACGCGCGATCTCGCGGACCCCAGGGTCCGCTGGTAATAGTCGGTCTGGGTGGGCAACTCGTGGAGTAGACATACCCCCATTTAATTGTTGGGAAAACACCACTGGCAACGAGTTGCAAGAAGTTGCAGCCGGTTATTTTTCTCAACAAATATGTGGGGTTGGCACCCCGCTTGGGGGAGTTAGCAGTCAATCACCCGAAGCTTCATCCTTAGGCCGACTGGCGTCGAATCAACTTCGTCGGCAAAATGCGGGGTTGGAGTTGAGGTTTACGCAGCCCTTCAATATGAGACATCACCAGAGCAGCTCCGACGGACCCAATTAGCCGTAGAGGAGCAGCAGCGGTGGTCAATGAAGGAGTTACTATTTGGGCAAACTCGGTATTATCAAATCCCACTACCTTGACGTCTTCGGGAACTCGAAGTCCTAATTGCTGTGCCCCGTGCATAAATCCTACTGAAATCAGCTCGTTGAAACACAGCACGGCATCGGTAGGGCAGTCATACCAGCGTCGGACAAGCTGGTGTCCTCCGCGGATGGTGGGTTCAGTTGCCCTCATTTTGTGCACTTTTAGTTTCCCTATTGGAGTGGGAGGGTGAATCAACGTCAACGGCTTATCTGTGCTTGGTTCTCCTGCAGCATCTAATAAGCCTCTCCACCGTAGCCCGTCGGCAAAGGCATCCTCCGGCCCAGCCAAGTAGGTGATACTCCTGGTTCCGGTAGCAGCAAGGTATTCTGCGGCGGCAACAGCTGCAGCATAGTTATCTGCCATGACACTTGCCACGCCGGCGACTGGGCGGTTAAGGACAACGGTGTGCCGAGTTCGAGCAATTTTATGGATTTGTCCGGTGCTCAGCCTTGGGGAGGCGAGCAGAACACCGTCGACGAGGGGCAGCATCGCGTCTATTGCTTCTAAAAATCGTCGTTCTGATTCGGCGGCATTGGCTACGAGAAGTTGTCGATTTTGGGAGCGAGCCGCATGTTCTGCGCCCCGAACAATTTCTAGGAAAAAAGGATTGAGGAGGTCAGCGATGACTATTCCAATTACCCCGGTTCGGGGGGTGGAGGAGGAATCGGGCGGCGCGGTGGCATGTGTCCGATATCCTACTTTAGTGATTGCTTCCATCACCTTTTCAGCAGTTGCGGAACTGACCAGATCGGGACGGTTAAGTGCGCGGGAGACGGTTGCCGCAGAAACCCCGGCTATTCGGGCGACGTCGTAGATGCTGGTCACATTATCCAGGGTAATCGACGTCTTTCTACCTCGTCGTCGACATCGCTTCTGAACAGCTGATTTGTGAAATTATCCCGCGGTAGTTTAGTCTTCCATCTGGCTACCAAGCCCCGTTCGTCTAGCGGCCTAGGACGCCGGCCTCTCACGCCGGTAACACGGGTTCAAATCCCGTACGGGGTACGTCATAAAGGAAGGTCAGAGAAACTCTGGCCTTCTTTTTATCTCGTCACCAGAGTCTCATCCTAAAAATTTAGAATTCCTCGTAGCGTGTTCTGGAAATTGATTTAGTGTCTATGGGAGTAGTCTCCACGATAAGAACAATATGGTGATCATTAACACCATGAGTTCTTGCTGATACCGGAGTACCTATCACCCCAAGGAGGAAGTCGTGAAGGATAACCATTCGGGACTCCACGGTACGTCACAGCAGGGTTCCCATCTGGATCGTACCCTCCAGAACCGTCATATTCAGCTCATTGCCATAGGCGGAGCTATCGGTACCGGTCTTTTTATGGGATCCGGAAAAACCATCTCTTTAGCTGGCCCGTCAATACTTTTCGTCTACCTTTCCATAGGTCTTGTCCTCTATCTCTTTATGCGGCTGATGGGTGAGCTATTGCTTTCCAACTCCCGCTACGCTACTTTCGCGGATATCGCTCATGATCTCCTCGGGCCCGTCGCGGGTTTTCTTACCGGGTGGACCTACTGGTTTTGCTGGGTTGTAACAGCAGTCGCAGACCTGATCGCTATCGTGGGTTACACCCATTTCTGGTGGCCTCAGCTTCCTGCATGGATTCCCATCATCCTGGTCATCGGGTGCTTATATAGCTTAAATGCCCTCACCGTCAAAGCATTTGGGGAAATAGAATTCTGGTTTGCTCTCATTAAGATTTGCGCTATCTTAGCGCTTATTGTGGTGGGACTGTGGATGGTAGTAAGTCATGTTCCCAATGAATCTGGCGATCCTGCAGCCTTGAGTAACTTATGGTCTCATGGTGGATTATTCCCCTTGGGCTTCTATGGATTTTTAGCTGGATTTCCCATTGCGATTTTTGCTTTTATGGGAATCGAGTTGGTTGGCACCACTGTGGCAGAAACGAAAAATCCAGAGACTATGTTGCCAAAAGCTATTAATTCCATTCCGATGAGAATTATGCTTTTTTATATTGGCGCATTAGCTGTGATTATGATGGTGACCCCGTGGAATGAAGTTGATCCGGGCAAATCTCCTTTTGTGACGATGTTCGCATTAACGGGGTTAGCAGCGGCAGCGAGTATCGTCAACATTGTGGTGCTGAGCTCAGCTGCCTCTTCAGCGAACTCCGGGATTTATTCGACATCTCGAATGTTGTGGGGTTTGGCGCACCGCGGTGATGCACCTCAAGCATTTAAGGTGTTGTCTCGACGTCGAGTACCTCAGAATGCGTTATTCCTGACGTGCGTTTTATTGCTGAGCTCCATTGTCCTTATTTCCGCTGGGGAATCTGTCATTCAAGCTTTTACGATGATCACGGCAATGGCCTCAACGTTGGTGATGGCAGTTTGGGCCATTATTACTATGTCCTATCTCAAGTTCCGAAAAACCCACGATGATTTACACCGCAAGAGCGTCTTTCCGGCGCCTTTTGGGATACTAGCTGCGTGGGTCGTATTAGCTTTCTTTGCGGCAATGGTATGTGTGCTTGCTTTTGAATCAGATACCAGAATTGGCTTAATTGCCTCCGCGGTATGGATTATCGGGATGGGGACTGCTGCGAAGATCCGTCAGGGGCGTCAGCGCACCAGCGAAGCAGAGACTACCTTAGGTTAGCCACGTTCGGATCGTGTTCTTAAGCGCTTGAGCTGCAGATTGGGGATCTGCAGCTTGAGTGATGGCGCGAACCACCACTATTCGGCGAGCGCCTGCGCTGAGGACGTCGTGGACGTTATCTTGATCTATTCCGCCAATAGCCCACACGGTTTTGGGTGAGTCTTCTGCTGAAGTCTAGTGTTGTCGCTGAGTTGCGCGGCTGCGGAAATACCAGCTAAACCAACGGGTTTGCGTCCAGGTTTCGTCGGAGTTTTCCATACCGGGCCCATGACGGCGTAATCGATATCGGGGTCTGCTAAGGAATCGCGGAACATGTCGGTTTTTCGGTTGGAGCGGCCAATTAGCACATCCTGTCCCAAGAGTGATCGGACCTGGGCCGGTGTTAAATCTTCTTGACCCACATGAATGATGTCCGCCCCGATTAATGCTGCAATATCGGCGCGATCATTGACAGCGAAGAGTTTTCCATGGTGATGGGCTATGTCGGCAAGGATTTTGAGAGCATCGAGTTCATCACGAGCACTGATCTTTTTATCCCGCAACTGGATAATATCTACTCCACCTCGATAGGCGGCGTCGAGAAAATCAGCTAGGTCACCTCGGTCAGTGCGGGCGTCGGTGCAGACATACAGTTGGGCGGCATGTAACAGAGCTAAGCGTTCTTCACGGGTGCGGCTTCTCATAGTTCGGAAGTCTATTCCCTCGGTAGGGGCTACCCCCATCGGTGCAAAGGCTCCTATGATGTCAGATGTAGGAGTTCCGCGGGAGCCACGGTGTTATCCACAGCGTGGCTGAGAGGGCCATGGAGGCCGACCGCCAAACCTGATGCGGATCATGCCGCCGGAGGGAGGAATGCCCCATGTCATCAGCCGTTGTTGTGGGGGCCGGGATCATTGGTTTAGCTACCGCCTGGCAATTAAAACGCCGTGGGTGGGATATCACTGTGTGCGACCCCGCCCCTGTATCTGGGGCCACGCGCGCAGCCGCCGGTATGTTGGCTCCAGTTGCTGAGGTGGTGTGGGATCAACCCACGTTGTATCCGCTCATGGTGGCCTCAGGGGAGATGTTTCCCCGCTTTGTCTCAGAGATTGCTGCGGATTTAGGGCAGCACAAAGAAGAAATAGGGTATTTAGCAAACTCTACTTTTGTGCTTGCCGGCGATTCCGCTGATCGAACGGCACTATTTGAGTTGACCTCCTTGCAACATCGCCTCGACATGGATGTCCAACCCATCACTATTCGACACGCTCGACAATTAGAACCAGCACTGGGCCCAGGATGTGTGGGTGCAGTAGATATCCCCGGTGACCACCAAGTAGATCCGCGTAACTTATGTCAGGCGTTGCTCGACGTGATAGCAGATGACCTCATCGAAACCACGATAGAGAAAGTAATATTCGACGCCCAGCGGGCGGTTGGGGTGCACGCTGAAGATGGCCGAGATTTCTTGGCAGATAAGGTGATCGTGGCGACAGGCCTGGCAGCTGCTGACATTGGGGGCTTACCAAAAGCGCTGAATCTTCCGCTTCGTCCAGTTCACGGTGAGGTCATTCGCTTGCGGGTTCCTGAACATATCCGGCCGTTAGTGCGTCGAACTATTAGGGCAGTAGTTCATGGCCGGCCGGTGTATGTGGTACCGCGTGCCGATGGCACTGTCGTTGTGGGGGCGACTTCTCGTGAAGATTCTTTGGCTGGGGTGTCTGCAGAAGGGGTCTATCAACTGCTCAGAGATGCCGCGCACATTGTGCCAAGCATTCTGGAATGTGAAATTTACGAAATCATCTCAAAGGCGCGCCCAGGAACACCCGATGATGTTCCGTTAATAGGGGAAGTGGCGGAAAATCTTATTCTATCTACCGGCTATTTTCGGCACGGAATTCTCTTATCTGCATTAGGTTCGCATATTGGTGCGCTTATTGCCGTTGGGGAAGAAGATAAGATCTCGGCGGAATTTAGGAAAAGTATTGATCCTTGGCGTTTTAGTTTAGTGCCATATGAAAGTTTATAGGGAGTGACTATGACTGACAATCTTATTAATGGTGAAAAATTTGAACCTGTGGCTGGAGAAACAATTAAAGATCTTATTGAGAAGAGATTAGGGGTTAGCTTAACTGAGCAGGGTTACCGTGTTGAGGGTGAACCCCTCGCTATTGCGGTAGCTAAGAATTCGCAGGTCGTGCCGCGTAGTTCCTGGTGTCATACCTTGGCTGAAGGCACTATTGATATTGTGGGCGCGGTCCAAGGGGGATAGCGGTCATCGTGATTCAGAATGCCTCAAAATGTCTTGTTCCTCCGCTAACTATTGGGGATCTGACCATGACGTCACGATTGATCCTCGGGACCGGGGGAGCCAGTAGCCTCGATACCTTGGAACGAGCCCTCATTGCCTCTGAAACTGAGCTGACAACCGTGGCTTTGCGTCGATTCTCTCCATCCACACAAGAATCGGTTTTTGGAATTCTTCGGCGCAATAATATCGCTCCATTGCCTAATACCGCTGGCTGTTACACTGCCCGAGATGCGGTATTAACAGCGAAATTAGCACGAGAAGCCTTAGAGACTAATCTCATTAAATTAGAAGTGATTGCTGACGAGGAAACATTATTACCTAATGCGGTGGAATTGGTTGATGCTGCGGAGCAACTTATTAATGATGGGTTCGAAGTTATGGCTTATACCAATGATGATCCGGCGTTAGCGAAACACCTTGAACATCTGGGATGCGCCGCAGTGATGCCGGCTGGTGCTCCCATTGGGACAGGGTTGGGAGTCCTTAACCCGCACAATATTGAGCTTATTGCGGAGCGCGCCTCAGTTCCGATCATTTTGGATGCGGGGATCGGGACGGCTTCGGAAGCAGCCTTCGCTATGGAATTGGGGTGTGACGCAGTCCTTCTGGCGAGTGCGGTGACTCGAGCTCAAGACCCGGTAGCGATGGCTAAGGCCATGAAATATGCGGTCATTGCTGGTTTTCAGGCAAAGAACGCGGGCAGAATCCCTCAACGGCACCTAGCCCAACCCAGTTCGAGTTTCTCTGGGATGATCAGTCCGGTGAAACCCCAAAGTCGTGAGGAATATTTGTGATGGTGAACTCTCCTGATCCGGAAGCACTGAGCCCACACGAGCAGCAACGCTATGCTCGGCACTTAAGCCTTCCCGGTTTCAGCGTGCAATCCCAGCATATTCTGAGGGATTCTCGAGTGTTGGTGATTGGGGCCGGTGGTTTAGGTTCCTCCAGTTTGCTGTATTTAGCCGCAGCCGGAGTGGGGCACATCACCATCATTGATGATGACGTCGTGGACGAAAGTAATCTTCAACGTCAAATCATCCACACTGAGTCCCGGATTGGAAAGTCTAAAGTCGAATCATCACGCGAAACCTTATTGGCCTTGAACTCTCGTCTCCACGTCACTGCGATCAGTGAAGGGTTGCATCCTGACAATGCTGTAGCGCTTTTCCAGGAGCACGATGTTGTCCTAGACGGCAGTGATAATTTCCTCACCCGATATTTAGCGGCAGACGCATCAGAAATCTCTGGAACACCCTTGGTGTGGGCAACAATCTCTCAATTTTTCGCCCAGCTCTCTGTCTTTTGGCCAGACCGAGGTCCCGGCTTGAGAGATCTTTACCCGGAAATTCCAGACCCAGACTCTGTTCCGTCATGTGCTGAAGGCGGAGTTCTAGGAGCCTTGGTAGGCATGGTGGGATCATATATGGCAGCTGAGGCGATCAAAGTGCTCACGAAGATCGGGGAACCTGCTCTCGGCAAACTTATTGTGATGGATGTATTCGACGCCACCTTTCGCAC
This genomic interval from Corynebacterium poyangense contains the following:
- the uxaC gene encoding glucuronate isomerase, which gives rise to MSTPRVAHPDRLLPADPGVREIARRLLAEVENLPIISPHGHLDPAMFCHNEAFPDPTALLISPDHYVTRVLRSAGIDLGELGVGRTSCDPRAAWRIFCQHWPLFSGTASGYWLEQEFYHVFGIDPDRISEDTADDIYDELSHVIAQDDFRPRALATRFGLEVLATTDDPLDDLSYHRALAEDSQFHPRVLPTFRPDAYTKMYLPDFRDNVTRLIDSAGEGKTGYQGYLEALKNRRWFFKENGAVSADHGTHDANSTPLDDATAARIFEKGLKGEATRDEAAAFEANMTYRFAEMSQDDGLVMTLHPGVYRNHSTTAFHRFGPDTGHDIPFRMEYTNGLQPLLSQFGENPAFHLVLFTIDETVYSRELAPLAGYYPACYVGAPWWFIDEIDAMNRFRSAITGTTGFSRSSGFIDDTRAYCSIPARHNTSRRVEANYLSRLVAEHRLSEERAADIIVDLVDASPRRVFKL
- a CDS encoding mannitol dehydrogenase family protein; translated protein: MTSLVRSSDTPTPPIRLVHLGLGAFHRAHQVWYTQHAENNPQQPEWGYASFTGRSPRMSEVLSPQGGLYTLVTRSEDGDSCELISSLVEANPAHNISRLVELVASADVAVLTLTITEAGYHLDEQGHLDLHHPQVNEDLADLRRRDFSALRTAAARIVVALHARRQQSDVGLAVMSCDNISANGAATKATVLGMAQEWDPELAQWISGNVTFPSTSIDRITPATEDSLATVVEQNCGYRDAAPVVTEPFANWIIRGEFPVGRPNWERAGVEFVADIEAFERRKLWLLNGSHSLMAYAGRSAGAETVAQAIAIPEVRSRVEEFWQAASTFLDQPELAVPDYREALIQRFNNPRIEHYLSQIGIDGATKLRMRSVPVIRRCLEAGRNDLIPGAAAPIQAWVTWLLQGGDFQDTRASDIDVALHQAHPVQALVAVLDQDLSHNPDVLAAVSSLSEEK
- a CDS encoding beta/alpha barrel domain-containing protein; translation: MWAIGGIDQDNVHDVLSAGARRIVVVRAITQAADPQSAAQALKNTIRTWLT
- the uidA gene encoding beta-glucuronidase codes for the protein MRESRTRDCRILNGMWRFYPDLDHTAEAEEIWRDALPGSQQCAVPASVNDLFTDPRIRHHVGLYFYERMVLVPGTWDQSVILRCGSATHEARVWVNGQEVGDHRGGYLPVEVDITDHVTPGEVFRLTIAVDNRLYQDSIPPGEVVQQDDGTWRQDYRHDFFNYAGLHRSVALWSRPRTYLHDVTITTSYSGSTGVVSWSADFSEAPASIQIKVLDHRDVSVIAESEGSSGQVEIPHVRLWTPGIGGLYDLEISAYDEAGQLLDCHREPFGVREVAVEGMQFLINGEPFYFTGFGMHEDHETLGKGHSDAHMLQDFELLSWIGANSLRTSHYPYSDEFMDYCDEHGIVVIDETAAVGLNWAIAGGIVGDEVGATFTPGHVDDKTQATHKDHIAELIQRDKNRPSVVMWSIANEPDTAVPEAREYFAPLVEWTRSLDATRPVGFTNVMFAPAGVDTVSDLFDVLMLNRYYGWYAHIADLKKAQEVLREELEKWQDMLHKPIIMTEYGADTVAGLHSVHNVPFSEEFQVAYLKAYEEVFDAVPAVIGEQMWNFADFQTKFGIARIDGNRKGAFTRDRRPKAAATHLRQRWTTR
- a CDS encoding amino acid permease; this encodes MKDNHSGLHGTSQQGSHLDRTLQNRHIQLIAIGGAIGTGLFMGSGKTISLAGPSILFVYLSIGLVLYLFMRLMGELLLSNSRYATFADIAHDLLGPVAGFLTGWTYWFCWVVTAVADLIAIVGYTHFWWPQLPAWIPIILVIGCLYSLNALTVKAFGEIEFWFALIKICAILALIVVGLWMVVSHVPNESGDPAALSNLWSHGGLFPLGFYGFLAGFPIAIFAFMGIELVGTTVAETKNPETMLPKAINSIPMRIMLFYIGALAVIMMVTPWNEVDPGKSPFVTMFALTGLAAAASIVNIVVLSSAASSANSGIYSTSRMLWGLAHRGDAPQAFKVLSRRRVPQNALFLTCVLLLSSIVLISAGESVIQAFTMITAMASTLVMAVWAIITMSYLKFRKTHDDLHRKSVFPAPFGILAAWVVLAFFAAMVCVLAFESDTRIGLIASAVWIIGMGTAAKIRQGRQRTSEAETTLG
- the thiO gene encoding glycine oxidase ThiO; amino-acid sequence: MSSAVVVGAGIIGLATAWQLKRRGWDITVCDPAPVSGATRAAAGMLAPVAEVVWDQPTLYPLMVASGEMFPRFVSEIAADLGQHKEEIGYLANSTFVLAGDSADRTALFELTSLQHRLDMDVQPITIRHARQLEPALGPGCVGAVDIPGDHQVDPRNLCQALLDVIADDLIETTIEKVIFDAQRAVGVHAEDGRDFLADKVIVATGLAAADIGGLPKALNLPLRPVHGEVIRLRVPEHIRPLVRRTIRAVVHGRPVYVVPRADGTVVVGATSREDSLAGVSAEGVYQLLRDAAHIVPSILECEIYEIISKARPGTPDDVPLIGEVAENLILSTGYFRHGILLSALGSHIGALIAVGEEDKISAEFRKSIDPWRFSLVPYESL
- a CDS encoding thiamine phosphate synthase translates to MRSRTREERLALLHAAQLYVCTDARTDRGDLADFLDAAYRGGVDIIQLRDKKISARDELDALKILADIAHHHGKLFAVNDRADIAALIGADIIHVGQEDLTPAQVRSLLGQDVLIGRSNRKTDMFRDSLADPDIDYAVMGPVWKTPTKPGRKPVGLAGISAAAQLSDNTRLQQKTHPKPCGLLAE
- a CDS encoding LacI family DNA-binding transcriptional regulator gives rise to the protein MTSIYDVARIAGVSAATVSRALNRPDLVSSATAEKVMEAITKVGYRTHATAPPDSSSTPRTGVIGIVIADLLNPFFLEIVRGAEHAARSQNRQLLVANAAESERRFLEAIDAMLPLVDGVLLASPRLSTGQIHKIARTRHTVVLNRPVAGVASVMADNYAAAVAAAEYLAATGTRSITYLAGPEDAFADGLRWRGLLDAAGEPSTDKPLTLIHPPTPIGKLKVHKMRATEPTIRGGHQLVRRWYDCPTDAVLCFNELISVGFMHGAQQLGLRVPEDVKVVGFDNTEFAQIVTPSLTTAAAPLRLIGSVGAALVMSHIEGLRKPQLQPRILPTKLIRRQSA
- a CDS encoding thiazole synthase, giving the protein MQNASKCLVPPLTIGDLTMTSRLILGTGGASSLDTLERALIASETELTTVALRRFSPSTQESVFGILRRNNIAPLPNTAGCYTARDAVLTAKLAREALETNLIKLEVIADEETLLPNAVELVDAAEQLINDGFEVMAYTNDDPALAKHLEHLGCAAVMPAGAPIGTGLGVLNPHNIELIAERASVPIILDAGIGTASEAAFAMELGCDAVLLASAVTRAQDPVAMAKAMKYAVIAGFQAKNAGRIPQRHLAQPSSSFSGMISPVKPQSREEYL
- the thiS gene encoding sulfur carrier protein ThiS → MTDNLINGEKFEPVAGETIKDLIEKRLGVSLTEQGYRVEGEPLAIAVAKNSQVVPRSSWCHTLAEGTIDIVGAVQGG